From Aspergillus luchuensis IFO 4308 DNA, chromosome 2, nearly complete sequence:
CTTTTGGTGTACTTAAGGGCAACTTATCATAAATGGGATATCTTTCTATGACAGACTCCGTGGGCTCGGACTTCCCCTGTACACCACTCTCTCCCACGGAAGCATATAATATGTCTGACAAAACGCGTCCGTTTTCGTTCCTCGGCTTGTTTTGGGTCTTTATATGCTCTAAGCTGTGTTCTTTATGTCCGCCGGTGCCTGATGAAGGGTCTCCTTGCTGAAAGGCTGCAGACAGCTTGTTCCCAACTGCACGGCCCCTGCCCTGGAGTCCTTGTGGGGTCGGATGGCTCTCTGGAGAAGTCAACTGATGGTTGTTGTCACCCATTTTACTTGTAGATAGCTGATGCTGGTGGCTTAGAAAACTTTCATTTTTCCTACAGGCTTGAATTCGAGGCGATCTAGTGCGGCTCTCTTCGTGTTGTGGTGTAGCAGAGTCATATCTAACGAAGTCATTATCTGGGTAGAGCTCGGCACATTTGGCCGTGGCACCTGCTCCATTTTTCTCCTCGTCAATGCTTTCAGAGCGGTTGTTGCTGGAACAAAGTATCAGCTTCGTCATGTCGGCATCTTCTGCAAGTGGTAACGCTGCTGTCGATTTATTGGTAATGTTTCCGATCTTTTTTGTAGGACGAGATGATTTATTCTTGCGCTTTGTGGCTAGTTTCCTTCCTTTGGCTGCTCTCCTTTTGCCCGGAATTGCCAAATGACTGCCGGTAAGAGACGTCTCACCAGGCATGGGGGATGAAATTGAAGTTATGTCTGTATCTTTGAGAGGTGATCTCGCTTCATTATCGCTAGGTCGGAGATCCTCGTCCCAGTCAACAGCAGCTTTGGAGCTGGCTGTATATACCTTCTGTTTGGGATGTCGCGTATATATGACCATAGACTCTTGAGTATTAGATAGATGGTTTTTTCCTCTATTCCCACTCCGCAAGCGACCTGTTATTCTTCTTTTAGTATCTGCTCTTGGTGCAAATCTGCCGTTTGGCTTCTCCGGTACTCTGGTCAGTGATGGGTTTGATGTTGGCATGGGAGGTTCACCCGCGTAATGTGCCCGCTGATAATCCTGAGAGCTTTTACGCTCTGAAAGAACATGTGCCAGGTTCTCATCATTAGTATTCCCTTCCTCGAGCACTTCTGGGTGTTTCTCCAGCACTTGCCGAGCCTTTTGTATCGAGACGAAACCTGTGCAGGGtccctcctgctcctgtATATTGTTGGGTGGAATTCCAGAAGATTTCCTTGCGACTTCATCGCCTGTATCCAGTTCCAGCAccattgaagaagacctccGGAATACACTATCTGTATCTACAGAGGTTCGGTCATTCCGGCAGAACTCCTCGATGGCCATTCGCAAATCACAAGGATCTTCATCGGACAATATGCTCAAAGTTTGGCCCCCGAAGCATAGGCGTTTGCCGCTTTTCACGATTAGTCTATGCTGAGAAAGGTCTATAATTAGACGATATGTCTTAGTTTTGTCCGTAACCGAGCGCGCTGGTAAACAAATGCTCTGAGTGTAGACGTCAACGTATTCTAGGCACATTCTCGCTGTGTCCTGTCGATAGCTCATGAACGTCAAGCATCCATCATCGATCATGGCGAGAACGATTCCTTCAATCAGGAGCGTTGTGTCGATGCCTATTGCGTGAAGGAGAAAGCATCGTCGAAACTGGGACGTCGTACTCAAATCTATCGATTTCGATGGCATTGCCGCATCTGATAGGACAACCGTATCGAATAAGATTTGAAAGTGCTGCAGCGGATCATCTTTATATGACGGCATAGTATCAAAGAACCTGACTCTATCCGTGCTATTGTCTGGCGGCCAGAGAACTTCGTCGCTCACTCCCAAGTTATGTAGCGCATGAATCATGGTTGTTGCGATCAGTTTCAAGGCACAGTTGCCATTGAGTAT
This genomic window contains:
- a CDS encoding uncharacterized protein (COG:S;~EggNog:ENOG410Q2H1) is translated as MASLLVDASQEESQWACISELASQLASVLTLGGDTENSFLVSKPYYTCLLRDPRLYTFSEQLIQALLHHVLKVDNCKIHQLLSILKRHSKRILQGLDRSSLRCLAYFLLNSDEETRLKNGLYLLLDEPQYIKDSGHMVYQVASPRIGDRSRLLQERILSKLYLLYSTEGQATWLRKMAGKMFLEILSEPEHNHASFITSQEVDMSRLSYIILNGNCALKLIATTMIHALHNLGVSDEVLWPPDNSTDRVRFFDTMPSYKDDPLQHFQILFDTVVLSDAAMPSKSIDLSTTSQFRRCFLLHAIGIDTTLLIEGIVLAMIDDGCLTFMSYRQDTARMCLEYVDVYTQSICLPARSVTDKTKTYRLIIDLSQHRLIVKSGKRLCFGGQTLSILSDEDPCDLRMAIEEFCRNDRTSVDTDSVFRRSSSMVLELDTGDEVARKSSGIPPNNIQEQEGPCTGFVSIQKARQVLEKHPEVLEEGNTNDENLAHVLSERKSSQDYQRAHYAGEPPMPTSNPSLTRVPEKPNGRFAPRADTKRRITGRLRSGNRGKNHLSNTQESMVIYTRHPKQKVYTASSKAAVDWDEDLRPSDNEARSPLKDTDITSISSPMPGETSLTGSHLAIPGKRRAAKGRKLATKRKNKSSRPTKKIGNITNKSTAALPLAEDADMTKLILCSSNNRSESIDEEKNGAGATAKCAELYPDNDFVRYDSATPQHEESRTRSPRIQACRKNESFLSHQHQLSTSKMGDNNHQLTSPESHPTPQGLQGRGRAVGNKLSAAFQQGDPSSGTGGHKEHSLEHIKTQNKPRNENGRVLSDILYASVGESGVQGKSEPTESVIERYPIYDKLPLSTPKEQFTGRFEDDIYAEDSVVRHMSRSSSFNVDNEEQKRVSQSAGSAVSSPLCAEEDCSDAEVPYEVCPGSLGAAQNICSSDMHENTSEGIRSPRARSEKRRIAALSSDDMQYDPPTRDQASENAFEEESRRLVHKNHLYPTKRLKVTPRSTIVDSDGSPRLLYRIKSGCIVDWTGVDETYPHVSGTKYRSSTSEHVREILRDGKFGAQDDDLSASWERNVILGSKHSGTCTNREKEVLTFQDRLMACAGKPTSSKTPLRNPARSSPDAHLTLGCDNKPHATCNSLPRATIVPDQLSAQPGLPKSDNIADGVLEHTSWQSSLQALHKRAQGMLLATSEHIIQEIESEKKTINEVLEMYRRDCHRVLDQLFEAQEERIRLCQQQMNSIREHHTEVCQELMQRLERDEKQLQDRMQLRK